One genomic segment of Mycolicibacterium psychrotolerans includes these proteins:
- a CDS encoding TetR/AcrR family transcriptional regulator, translating into MPAADATAQILDAAVVEFERHGFRRVALEDVARRAGVSRTTIYRRFANKDELVGAVIERENTRLFADIAVELKESGPQANYYVEAFTLSILKFRGHRVLHQMIIDEPGLVLELAGRYHRAAVERMAEALRVIFPPGFADRIGADAVDDLADCILRYAAMVLLLPSTQPLDTPDDLRAFARRHFLPSLPAALRGVPA; encoded by the coding sequence ATGCCCGCGGCTGACGCCACCGCGCAGATCCTCGACGCCGCAGTCGTCGAGTTCGAGCGGCACGGCTTCCGCCGCGTCGCCCTCGAGGACGTCGCCCGCCGGGCCGGGGTCAGCCGGACCACGATCTACCGCCGGTTCGCCAACAAGGACGAACTGGTCGGCGCCGTCATCGAGCGGGAGAACACCCGGCTGTTCGCCGACATCGCGGTCGAGCTCAAAGAGTCTGGGCCACAGGCGAATTACTACGTCGAGGCGTTCACGCTGTCCATCCTCAAGTTCCGCGGCCACCGGGTGCTGCACCAGATGATCATCGACGAGCCGGGGCTGGTCCTCGAACTCGCCGGACGCTATCACCGGGCGGCCGTCGAGCGGATGGCCGAGGCGTTGCGGGTCATCTTCCCGCCGGGGTTCGCCGACCGCATCGGCGCCGACGCGGTGGACGACCTCGCCGACTGCATCCTGCGCTACGCCGCGATGGTGCTGCTGCTGCCCAGCACCCAGCCACTGGACACTCCCGACGACCTTCGAGCATTCGCGCGCCGGCACTTCCTGCCGAGCCTGCCCGCGGCACTGCGTGGTGTGCCCGCCTGA
- the hemC gene encoding hydroxymethylbilane synthase, with protein sequence MIRIGTRGSLLATTQAGAVRDALIAAGHDAELVIVSTDGDRSQAPIADIGVGVFTAALREAIADGTVDMAVHSYKDLPTAPDPRFVIAAIPVREDARDALVARDGMVLGELPTGSVIGTSSPRRTAQLRALGLGLEIRPLRGNLDTRLNRVSSGDLDAVVVARAGLARIGRLDAVTETLEPVQMLPAPAQGALAVECRAGDSGLAEVLAELDDADTRAAVIAERALLAELEAGCSAPVGAIAEVVESIDEDGRVFEELSLRGCVATLDGSDVIRASGIGTPERARELGLSVAAELFELGARDLLDERGRGT encoded by the coding sequence GTGATCCGCATCGGCACGCGGGGCAGTCTGTTGGCCACCACCCAGGCCGGTGCCGTCCGCGACGCGCTCATCGCGGCCGGGCACGACGCCGAACTCGTCATCGTCTCCACCGACGGCGATCGGTCGCAGGCGCCCATCGCCGACATCGGCGTCGGGGTGTTCACCGCCGCGCTGCGCGAAGCCATCGCAGACGGCACCGTCGACATGGCGGTGCACTCCTACAAAGATTTGCCGACCGCACCCGATCCACGGTTCGTGATCGCCGCGATCCCGGTGCGCGAGGACGCCCGCGACGCGCTGGTGGCCCGCGACGGGATGGTGCTCGGAGAGTTGCCCACCGGTTCGGTGATCGGCACCTCGTCCCCGCGACGGACCGCGCAGCTTAGAGCACTGGGTCTCGGTTTGGAAATCCGCCCCCTACGAGGCAACCTAGATACCAGGTTGAACAGGGTAAGCAGCGGTGATCTCGACGCCGTCGTCGTCGCCCGGGCGGGATTGGCCCGCATCGGTCGCCTCGACGCTGTCACCGAGACGCTGGAACCGGTACAGATGTTGCCGGCGCCGGCTCAAGGTGCGTTGGCAGTCGAGTGCCGTGCCGGTGACTCCGGCCTGGCCGAAGTGTTGGCGGAACTCGACGACGCCGACACGCGGGCCGCGGTCATCGCAGAGCGTGCCTTGCTCGCCGAACTGGAGGCGGGGTGTTCCGCACCGGTAGGCGCGATCGCAGAGGTGGTCGAGTCGATCGATGAGGACGGCCGCGTCTTCGAAGAGCTGTCGCTGCGCGGCTGCGTGGCGACGCTGGATGGATCCGACGTGATCCGCGCGTCCGGTATCGGGACACCCGAGCGGGCACGGGAGCTGGGGCTCTCGGTGGCCGCGGAGCTGTTCGAGCTGGGAGCACGGGACTTGTTGGACGAACGCGGGAGAGGTACATGA
- a CDS encoding glutaredoxin family protein, translated as MDRAVQLLTRQGCPMCQAAATRLAELGDELGFRLTVTDVDEEAAAGDAALRAEYGDRLPVVLLDGAEHSYWEVDEARLRADLAG; from the coding sequence GTGGATCGCGCTGTGCAGCTGCTCACCCGCCAGGGATGTCCGATGTGCCAGGCCGCCGCGACGCGGCTGGCGGAGCTGGGCGACGAGCTCGGATTCCGGCTGACCGTGACCGACGTCGACGAGGAGGCCGCGGCCGGTGACGCCGCGCTGCGCGCCGAATACGGCGACCGGCTGCCCGTCGTGCTCCTCGACGGCGCCGAGCACAGCTACTGGGAGGTCGACGAGGCCAGGCTGCGGGCCGATCTGGCCGGCTGA
- a CDS encoding DUF3093 domain-containing protein, producing MTEPVDAGPAAEALFAEQGASWLWVLAGPAAGISMALIQLSAGYGIQWVVPGAFFVLVSGFLAIQVKAARIHTSVELTVDSLRQGTETIRTSEIVRVYPEAEGAETPKWQYARALGELTGVPRGRTGIGLKLTNDRTAQAWARKHKQMRAALTNLVEERIPPERTP from the coding sequence ATGACCGAACCCGTCGACGCCGGGCCGGCCGCGGAGGCGCTGTTCGCCGAACAGGGCGCCAGCTGGCTGTGGGTGCTCGCCGGACCCGCGGCCGGGATCTCGATGGCGCTGATCCAGTTGTCGGCGGGCTACGGCATCCAGTGGGTGGTGCCGGGCGCCTTCTTCGTGCTGGTGTCCGGCTTCCTCGCGATCCAGGTGAAGGCCGCCCGCATCCACACCTCCGTCGAGCTGACCGTGGACTCGCTGCGTCAGGGCACCGAGACCATCCGCACCAGCGAGATCGTCCGGGTCTATCCGGAGGCCGAGGGCGCGGAGACCCCGAAGTGGCAGTACGCGCGGGCACTGGGCGAGTTGACGGGCGTGCCGCGGGGGCGCACCGGGATCGGGCTGAAGCTGACCAACGACCGCACCGCGCAAGCCTGGGCGCGTAAGCACAAGCAGATGCGGGCCGCGCTGACCAACCTCGTCGAGGAACGCATCCCGCCGGAGCGCACGCCGTGA
- the hemB gene encoding porphobilinogen synthase: MPFPSHRPRRLRSTPAMRRLVSQTTLAPRQLVLPMFVADGIDEPRAIPSMPGVVQHTRDSLRRAAAEAVEAGVGGLMLFGVPRDEDKDARGSAGTDSEGVLNVALRDLAGDLGDATVLMADTCLDEFTDHGHCGVVDDAGRVDNDATNRRYVELAVAQADSGADMVGPSGMMDGQVAAIRAGLDAAGHIDTAILAYAAKFASGFYGPFRDAVSSSLQGDRRTYQQEPGNAREALHEVDLDIDEGADIIMVKPAMAYLDIVRAAADRSPVPVAAYQVSGEYSMICAAADHGWIDLDTVVLETLTGIVRAGADIVLTYWAVDVARRLT, from the coding sequence ATGCCTTTCCCGAGTCATCGTCCGCGGCGGCTGCGGTCCACGCCGGCGATGCGCCGGCTGGTCTCGCAAACCACGCTGGCGCCACGGCAACTCGTGCTGCCGATGTTCGTCGCCGACGGCATCGACGAGCCGCGGGCGATTCCCTCCATGCCCGGCGTCGTGCAGCACACCCGCGATTCGCTGCGCCGTGCCGCCGCCGAGGCGGTCGAGGCCGGAGTCGGCGGGCTGATGCTGTTCGGCGTGCCGCGCGACGAGGACAAGGATGCGCGCGGGTCGGCCGGCACAGATTCCGAAGGTGTGCTCAACGTCGCACTGCGCGACCTGGCAGGCGACCTCGGTGACGCCACCGTGCTGATGGCCGACACCTGCCTCGACGAGTTCACCGACCACGGGCACTGCGGTGTGGTCGATGACGCCGGGCGGGTCGATAATGACGCGACCAACCGGCGTTACGTCGAACTCGCTGTGGCACAGGCTGATTCGGGTGCCGACATGGTGGGCCCGAGCGGGATGATGGACGGGCAGGTCGCGGCGATCCGGGCCGGGCTCGACGCCGCCGGCCACATCGACACCGCGATCCTGGCCTACGCCGCGAAGTTCGCCTCCGGCTTCTACGGCCCGTTCCGCGACGCGGTGTCCTCGAGCCTGCAGGGCGACCGGCGGACCTATCAGCAGGAACCCGGCAACGCCCGCGAGGCGCTGCACGAGGTCGACCTCGACATCGACGAGGGTGCCGACATCATCATGGTCAAGCCCGCGATGGCCTACCTCGACATCGTCCGGGCCGCCGCCGACCGGTCACCGGTGCCCGTTGCCGCCTATCAGGTGTCGGGGGAGTACTCGATGATCTGCGCGGCGGCCGACCACGGCTGGATCGACCTGGACACCGTCGTGCTCGAGACGCTCACCGGCATCGTCCGCGCCGGCGCCGACATCGTGCTCACCTACTGGGCCGTCGACGTGGCCCGACGACTCACGTGA
- a CDS encoding bifunctional uroporphyrinogen-III C-methyltransferase/uroporphyrinogen-III synthase: MTRQMTLRGRKGKPGRITFVGSGPGDPGLLTTRARAVLANAALVFTDPDVPEAVLALAGSELPPPSGPVPAAGAAEAAATDAAPAEAAEPVIPGGPDIRPALGDPAEVAKTLATEARTGVDVVRLVAGDPLSIDAVITEINALARTQLAFEIVPGLPDTSAVPTYAGLPLGSSHTVADVRDPNVDWAALAAAPGPLILHATASHLPEAARTLIEYGLAENTPAVVTANGTTCQQRSVETTLAGLLDKAVLDKPAGVEPSGPLTGTLVVTIGRTVANRAKLNWWESRALYGWTVLVPRTKDQAGEMSERLVGHGALPIEVPTIAVEPPRSPAQMERAVKGLVDGRFQWVVFTSTNAVRAVWEKFNEFGLDARAFSGVKIACVGQATADRVRAFGINPELVPTGEQSSLGLLDEFPPYDDVFDPVNRVLLPRADIATETLAEGLRERGWEIEDVTAYRTVRAAPPPAQTREMIKTGGFDAVCFTSSSTVRNLVGIAGKPHARTIVACIGPKTAETAAEFGLRVDVQPEVAAVGPLVEALAEHAARLRAEGALPPPRKKSRRR, encoded by the coding sequence ATGACTCGCCAGATGACCTTGCGAGGACGCAAGGGCAAGCCCGGCCGCATCACGTTCGTCGGCTCCGGGCCCGGGGATCCGGGCCTGCTGACGACGCGCGCCCGAGCTGTATTGGCCAACGCCGCCCTCGTCTTCACCGACCCTGACGTGCCGGAAGCGGTGCTCGCCCTGGCGGGTTCCGAGCTGCCGCCGCCGTCGGGACCGGTTCCGGCGGCCGGCGCCGCGGAGGCTGCGGCCACCGACGCCGCGCCCGCGGAGGCGGCCGAACCCGTCATCCCCGGCGGCCCGGACATCCGGCCCGCGCTCGGTGACCCGGCCGAGGTCGCCAAGACGCTGGCCACCGAGGCCCGCACCGGAGTCGACGTGGTTCGCCTGGTGGCCGGTGACCCGCTGTCGATCGACGCGGTGATCACCGAGATCAACGCGCTGGCACGGACCCAGCTGGCCTTCGAGATCGTTCCCGGTCTGCCCGACACGTCGGCCGTGCCGACCTATGCGGGACTGCCGCTGGGGTCGTCGCACACCGTCGCCGACGTCCGCGACCCGAACGTGGACTGGGCCGCGCTGGCCGCCGCGCCCGGACCGCTGATCCTGCACGCGACCGCGTCGCATCTGCCCGAGGCCGCGCGCACGCTGATCGAGTACGGGCTCGCCGAGAACACCCCCGCCGTCGTCACCGCCAACGGCACCACGTGCCAGCAGCGTTCGGTGGAGACCACGCTGGCGGGTCTGCTGGACAAGGCGGTGCTGGACAAGCCCGCCGGTGTCGAGCCGTCCGGCCCGCTGACCGGCACGCTGGTCGTGACCATCGGCCGGACCGTGGCCAATCGGGCCAAGCTGAACTGGTGGGAGAGCCGCGCACTGTACGGCTGGACCGTGCTGGTGCCGCGCACCAAGGACCAGGCGGGCGAGATGAGCGAGCGGCTCGTCGGCCACGGCGCGCTGCCCATCGAGGTGCCGACCATCGCGGTCGAGCCGCCCCGCAGCCCGGCCCAGATGGAAAGGGCTGTCAAGGGTCTGGTCGACGGCCGGTTCCAGTGGGTGGTGTTCACCTCCACCAACGCGGTGCGTGCGGTGTGGGAGAAGTTCAACGAGTTCGGGCTCGACGCCCGCGCGTTCTCCGGCGTCAAGATCGCCTGCGTGGGGCAGGCCACCGCCGACCGGGTGCGCGCCTTCGGGATCAACCCGGAGCTGGTGCCCACCGGTGAGCAGTCCTCTCTCGGCCTGCTCGACGAATTCCCGCCCTACGACGACGTTTTCGACCCGGTCAACCGGGTGCTGCTGCCGCGCGCCGACATCGCCACCGAGACGCTCGCCGAAGGGCTGCGCGAGCGTGGGTGGGAGATCGAGGATGTCACCGCCTACCGGACCGTGCGCGCGGCGCCGCCGCCGGCGCAGACCCGCGAGATGATCAAGACGGGCGGCTTCGACGCGGTGTGCTTCACGTCGAGCTCCACGGTGCGCAACCTCGTCGGCATCGCAGGCAAGCCGCACGCGCGCACGATCGTCGCGTGCATCGGACCGAAAACCGCTGAGACCGCAGCTGAATTCGGGTTGCGCGTCGATGTCCAGCCCGAGGTGGCCGCGGTGGGGCCGCTCGTCGAGGCGCTCGCCGAGCACGCCGCCCGGCTGCGTGCCGAGGGTGCGTTGCCCCCGCCGCGGAAGAAGAGCCGCCGCCGCTGA
- a CDS encoding pyridoxamine 5'-phosphate oxidase family protein — protein MTPLDRIAPAFVTMAHSIVWASVATVDADSKPRSRILHPIWEWDGTDLFGWIATVPSPVKRAHLAVHPEVSVSYWTTTHDTCSADCLVEWYTDGETRHAVWQRFATAPPPVGYDPAIIPMWKDGPTSEQFAVLRLAPYRLRVMPGTVMTAGTGEVAQWHRT, from the coding sequence GTGACACCCCTGGACCGGATCGCGCCCGCGTTCGTGACGATGGCGCACTCCATCGTCTGGGCTTCGGTGGCCACCGTCGACGCCGACAGCAAACCGCGCTCACGCATCCTGCACCCCATCTGGGAGTGGGACGGCACTGACCTCTTCGGCTGGATCGCCACCGTGCCCAGCCCCGTCAAACGAGCCCACCTGGCCGTGCACCCCGAGGTGTCGGTCAGTTATTGGACCACCACGCACGACACCTGCAGCGCCGACTGCCTGGTCGAGTGGTACACCGACGGCGAGACCCGCCACGCGGTGTGGCAGCGGTTCGCGACGGCGCCCCCGCCGGTCGGTTACGACCCCGCGATCATCCCGATGTGGAAGGACGGCCCGACCTCCGAGCAGTTCGCGGTGCTGCGTCTTGCGCCTTACCGGCTGCGCGTGATGCCCGGCACCGTGATGACGGCAGGCACCGGCGAGGTTGCGCAGTGGCACAGGACATGA
- a CDS encoding SDR family oxidoreductase: MVTNHFRGRVCVVTGAASGIGLAVSEALLDHGAIVVLADFDAARLRTVVKRLNAHSGRAHPATVDVTDQHQVQSLVGDAAAAHGSLDFLFNNAGVGGTLPTAEATLEHWRRIVDLNLWGVIYGVHAALPIMRRQGSGHIVNTGSMAGLVPFPYQSLYCTTKYGVVGMSESLRYELAADGIRVSVVCPGNVVSRIFGTPILGKTVDAESPEDALPAEEAARIILAGVANGDGIIAFPEQPRELWRRYASTPERVEGYLEEVARQRRVAFAKGDMAAVFRSTHARIEP, from the coding sequence GTGGTGACCAATCACTTTCGAGGCAGGGTCTGTGTCGTCACCGGTGCTGCGTCGGGCATCGGGCTGGCGGTCAGCGAGGCCCTTCTGGACCACGGCGCGATCGTCGTGCTGGCAGACTTCGACGCCGCGCGACTTAGGACGGTTGTCAAGAGGCTCAACGCGCACAGCGGACGGGCGCATCCGGCCACGGTGGACGTCACCGATCAGCACCAGGTGCAGAGTCTGGTCGGCGATGCCGCTGCAGCCCACGGCTCACTCGACTTTCTCTTCAACAACGCCGGTGTGGGCGGGACGCTGCCAACCGCAGAGGCGACGCTGGAGCACTGGCGGCGCATCGTCGACCTGAACCTCTGGGGAGTGATCTACGGCGTGCACGCGGCACTGCCGATCATGCGTCGTCAGGGCAGCGGCCACATCGTGAACACCGGATCGATGGCCGGGCTGGTGCCCTTCCCTTATCAATCGTTGTACTGCACAACAAAGTACGGTGTCGTCGGGATGAGCGAATCCCTGCGCTACGAGCTCGCCGCCGACGGCATCCGGGTCTCGGTAGTGTGCCCAGGCAACGTCGTCAGCCGCATCTTCGGCACGCCGATCCTCGGCAAGACCGTCGACGCCGAATCACCCGAGGACGCGCTCCCGGCCGAGGAGGCGGCGCGCATCATCCTGGCGGGCGTAGCAAACGGCGACGGCATCATCGCGTTCCCAGAGCAGCCGCGCGAACTCTGGCGGCGTTACGCCTCGACACCGGAGAGGGTCGAGGGCTATCTCGAGGAGGTGGCCCGACAGCGGCGCGTCGCTTTCGCGAAAGGCGATATGGCTGCGGTGTTCCGCTCCACCCACGCCCGTATCGAGCCCTGA
- a CDS encoding glutamyl-tRNA reductase yields the protein MSVLLFGVSHRSAPVSVLEQLSTDEADQAKIIEQVLQSSLVTEAMVLSTCNRVEVYAVVEAFHGGLSVIGQVLGDHSGMSLQDLTRYAYVRYAEAAVEHLFSVASGLDSAVVGEAQVLGQVRRAYATAEANHTVGRTLHELSQRALSVGKRVHSETGIDAAGASVVSVALDMAEARIGSLAGRSAVVVGAGSMGALAARQLMRAGIERIHVVNRSLPRAKRLAENIRGHGVTAEAYPFDHLPPLLTDADVVVSCTGAVRPVVSLADVHRGLAQRLGNSKPLVMCDLGMPRDIDPAVAGLPGVYVIDMERILREPTARAATSDAEAARTIVAAEVADYLTGQRMAEVTPTVTALRQRAADVVEAELLRLDNRLPELDSAHRDEVAKTVRRVVDKLLHAPTVRVKQLASAPGGDSYAEALRELFELDQHAVDAVAGSELGAVAVGEIPMLTTDLDSTE from the coding sequence GTGAGCGTACTGCTTTTCGGGGTTTCGCACCGGAGCGCGCCGGTGTCCGTGCTCGAACAGCTGAGCACCGACGAGGCCGATCAGGCCAAGATCATCGAGCAGGTTCTGCAGTCCTCCCTGGTGACCGAAGCCATGGTGTTGTCGACCTGCAATCGCGTCGAGGTGTACGCGGTCGTCGAGGCTTTCCACGGCGGTCTTTCGGTCATCGGCCAGGTGCTCGGTGACCACTCGGGCATGTCGCTGCAGGATCTGACCAGATACGCCTACGTCCGCTACGCCGAAGCCGCCGTCGAGCACCTGTTCTCGGTCGCCAGCGGGCTGGATTCGGCCGTGGTCGGCGAGGCGCAGGTCCTCGGCCAGGTGCGGCGGGCCTATGCGACCGCCGAGGCCAACCACACGGTCGGGCGCACCCTGCACGAACTGTCCCAGCGGGCGCTGTCGGTCGGTAAGCGGGTGCACTCCGAGACCGGCATCGACGCCGCCGGCGCGTCCGTCGTCTCCGTCGCGCTGGACATGGCCGAGGCCCGGATCGGCTCGCTGGCCGGCCGGTCCGCGGTGGTCGTGGGCGCCGGGTCGATGGGTGCCCTGGCCGCCCGGCAGCTGATGCGCGCCGGGATCGAACGCATCCATGTGGTCAACCGCTCGCTGCCGCGGGCCAAGCGGCTCGCCGAGAACATCCGCGGCCACGGGGTCACGGCCGAGGCCTACCCGTTCGACCACCTGCCGCCACTGCTCACCGACGCCGACGTCGTCGTCAGCTGCACCGGCGCGGTGCGTCCGGTGGTGTCCCTGGCCGACGTGCACCGGGGCCTTGCCCAGCGGCTCGGCAACAGCAAGCCGCTGGTCATGTGCGATCTCGGCATGCCGCGCGACATCGACCCGGCGGTGGCCGGGCTGCCCGGCGTGTACGTGATCGACATGGAACGGATCCTGCGGGAACCGACCGCACGCGCCGCCACCTCCGACGCCGAGGCGGCCCGCACGATCGTTGCCGCCGAGGTGGCCGACTACCTGACCGGACAGCGGATGGCGGAGGTCACCCCGACCGTCACCGCGCTGCGTCAGCGCGCCGCCGACGTCGTCGAGGCCGAACTGCTGCGGTTGGACAACCGGTTGCCCGAACTGGACTCCGCGCATCGGGACGAGGTCGCCAAGACCGTGCGCCGCGTCGTCGACAAACTCCTGCACGCGCCGACCGTGCGCGTCAAGCAGCTGGCGAGCGCGCCCGGCGGGGACAGCTACGCCGAGGCGCTGCGTGAGCTCTTCGAACTCGACCAGCACGCCGTCGACGCCGTCGCCGGAAGCGAGCTGGGTGCCGTCGCGGTGGGTGAGATCCCCATGCTGACAACAGATCTCGATAGCACCGAGTGA
- a CDS encoding cytochrome P450: MTTADVRSLPLAPRNPLPLRELVKLVRRLDTGQDVIRAAGGPVTRIQLGPAKVVPPIVAVMSPDGMRDVLGRNDASTDRCMIHEEVRGMAGDSLFVLPNEQWRPRKRALQPVFTKASVRNFGGHMAKAAQAFVDRWPSGGEVDLDMECRRVAMQSLGRSVLGIDLNERGDTIARCMHVASSYTADRALRPVRAPRWLPTRSRRRARAAVDAMRTITDEMVAACRADPDRDAPLVQALIAASDPQTGRPLTDAEISNDLLIFMLAGHDTTATALTYALWILGHHPDVQERVAAEAAAIGDRELTPEDVSRLGYTVQVLHEAVRLCPPAAGVARVVTRDIEVTGYRVEAGSLVALGLYALHHDPELWPDPMAFDPDRFSPENVKARDRWQFLPFLGGGRPCIGEHFARLETTLALATVIRAMTVESLDGDFECEVPFTTVAKGPIRARVTPRS; the protein is encoded by the coding sequence ATGACGACCGCCGACGTGCGGTCGCTGCCCCTGGCCCCGCGAAACCCCCTGCCACTGCGAGAGCTGGTGAAACTGGTCCGCCGCCTCGACACGGGGCAGGACGTCATCCGCGCCGCCGGCGGCCCGGTCACCCGGATCCAGCTGGGGCCTGCCAAGGTCGTCCCGCCGATCGTCGCGGTGATGTCACCGGACGGCATGCGAGATGTCCTGGGCCGCAACGATGCATCAACCGACCGCTGCATGATCCACGAAGAGGTCCGCGGGATGGCGGGGGACAGCCTCTTCGTGCTGCCGAATGAGCAGTGGCGGCCCCGCAAGCGGGCGCTGCAACCGGTGTTCACAAAGGCCAGCGTGCGCAATTTCGGGGGCCACATGGCAAAGGCGGCACAGGCTTTCGTCGACCGCTGGCCCTCGGGCGGCGAGGTGGACCTCGACATGGAGTGCCGCCGGGTCGCGATGCAGTCGCTGGGCCGGTCGGTGCTCGGCATCGACCTGAACGAGCGCGGCGACACGATCGCGCGGTGCATGCACGTGGCGTCGTCCTACACGGCCGACCGGGCGCTGCGGCCGGTGCGGGCGCCGCGCTGGTTGCCGACCCGATCGCGGCGCAGGGCGCGTGCCGCGGTCGACGCGATGCGCACGATCACCGACGAGATGGTCGCGGCCTGCCGCGCCGATCCCGACCGCGACGCGCCGCTGGTGCAGGCGCTGATCGCGGCGAGTGATCCGCAGACCGGCCGGCCGCTGACCGACGCCGAGATCTCCAACGACCTGCTGATCTTCATGCTGGCCGGGCACGACACCACCGCGACGGCGCTGACCTACGCGCTGTGGATCCTCGGGCACCACCCCGATGTCCAGGAACGGGTCGCCGCCGAGGCCGCGGCGATCGGCGACCGCGAGTTGACGCCCGAGGACGTGTCGCGGCTCGGCTACACCGTCCAGGTGCTGCACGAGGCCGTGCGGTTGTGCCCGCCCGCCGCGGGGGTGGCCCGTGTGGTGACCCGCGACATCGAGGTGACGGGCTATCGAGTGGAGGCCGGCAGCCTGGTGGCACTCGGCCTGTACGCCCTGCACCACGACCCGGAACTGTGGCCCGATCCGATGGCGTTCGACCCTGACCGCTTCAGCCCGGAGAACGTCAAGGCGCGCGACCGCTGGCAGTTCCTGCCGTTCCTCGGGGGCGGGCGGCCCTGCATCGGCGAACACTTCGCCCGGCTGGAGACGACGCTGGCGCTCGCGACGGTGATCCGGGCGATGACGGTCGAATCGCTCGACGGCGATTTCGAGTGCGAGGTGCCGTTCACGACGGTCGCCAAGGGGCCGATCAGGGCGCGGGTGACTCCACGGTCTTGA
- a CDS encoding oxygenase MpaB family protein, with the protein MTELAQQTEPLDDALPLGPGSLVWKYFGDNRMYLIGPRPAVLQNMLAELGQGVYDHSTFFADTAERLRRTIPPIFNTFYGSDEDNAGTQVRDFHHHVKGQMPGSDRRYHALDPDTYFWAHATFVEQIYYFADTFVKRLTRAEREQIWLESKTWYRRYGVSDRPMPATYVEFEQYWEAMMARVLVAHPSAKYGVGYVTKGFPKPKAVHPLVWRVVSPVFNPLAAFLTTGGLPPRARELLNLPWSAKQERRYQRFAALWRSRPVNWMWDRLPMRVRYSGYAVKGYARG; encoded by the coding sequence ATGACCGAGTTGGCTCAGCAGACCGAACCGCTCGACGACGCGTTGCCGCTGGGTCCCGGCTCCCTGGTGTGGAAATACTTCGGCGACAACCGGATGTATCTGATCGGTCCCCGCCCGGCTGTGCTGCAGAACATGCTCGCCGAGCTCGGCCAGGGCGTCTACGACCACTCGACGTTCTTCGCCGACACCGCCGAACGGCTACGGCGCACCATCCCGCCCATCTTCAACACCTTCTACGGCTCCGACGAGGACAACGCAGGCACACAGGTCCGCGACTTCCACCACCACGTCAAGGGCCAGATGCCGGGATCGGACCGGCGCTACCACGCACTGGACCCCGACACCTACTTCTGGGCGCACGCGACGTTCGTCGAGCAGATCTACTACTTCGCCGACACCTTCGTGAAGCGGCTGACCCGGGCCGAGCGCGAACAGATCTGGCTGGAATCGAAGACCTGGTACCGCCGCTACGGCGTCAGCGACCGCCCGATGCCGGCCACCTACGTCGAGTTCGAGCAGTACTGGGAGGCCATGATGGCGCGGGTGCTCGTCGCGCACCCTTCCGCGAAATACGGCGTCGGCTACGTCACGAAGGGCTTTCCCAAGCCCAAGGCGGTGCATCCGCTGGTGTGGCGCGTCGTTTCTCCGGTCTTCAATCCTCTCGCGGCGTTCCTGACCACCGGCGGGCTGCCGCCGCGCGCCCGCGAATTGCTGAATCTGCCGTGGAGCGCCAAGCAGGAGCGGCGCTACCAGCGTTTCGCGGCACTGTGGCGGTCGCGGCCGGTGAACTGGATGTGGGACCGCCTGCCGATGCGGGTGCGGTACAGCGGTTACGCGGTCAAGGGTTATGCCCGCGGCTGA